TTGAAGTTTTAATTATTCCTAATCTCCGTACGTAATAAGTCTGGGGTTTTAGCGCCTACTTTTGTGAAGCTCCTCGATATCTTTATTGGGGATTTTTCGGGGTTCCAGAGAGAAAAATCCAATTGAAATACACTTCAAAAGCTGAACTGGCGCTAAAACCATGGAGGACTTATTACGTACTAATCTCCGTTTTCCCAAGGGAATTTTGCGACTTCAGTGACGGTGCCTAAGAAATAATCTGGTTTTATTTCAGTATGTGGCATGATGTATAAGCATGCAGTTTTAACACGAGCACCTAATGATTCAAAATATTGTTTCCCGACAACTATACTCTTGCCGGTTTCTAACATATCTTCTACAAGAAGAATCTGTTTATTTTTTACTTCAGTTACCACATCAGCAAGAATTTTTCTTTCATTTCCTTTTCGCTCCATTTTAATAATGCTCATATTGGGTACTTTTAATTCATGAGAAAGAATTAAGGCAGGCACTATACCTCCACGAGCAAGACCAATAATAATATCAGGTTTATAATCCACTTTTTTCGCTAAACGCTGTACTTCCCACGCTGCAACATTCCATTCCATAAGATGGTAATGAAATAGAGGTTATATTTAAAATAATGCTCTAAAAGTATGTAATAAGTCTTGGGTTTTAGCGCCTACTTTCGTGAAGCTCTTATTAAATACATTTTTGGGATTTTTCGGAGTGCCAGAGAGAAAAATCCAATGTTTAATCACATCTAAAGCTGAACCGGCGCTAAAACTATGGAAGACTTATTACGTACCTCTAAAATTCACTATAATCGTTATCTAATACTTTTTTAATGTTCTTTGCTTTTATTTCTCCAATAAGATCAACTTGTTTCAAGTCTTCTTCAGTTGCATTAACGAGATTTTTTATGTTTTTGAATTTTCTCAGTAAAGGTTTTGCTAATGTTGCTCCAACCCCTGGCAATGCTGAAACAAGATATTCTTGCTGTTGGAATATATCTAATGGTTTTTTTGAACCATGCAAGGAAAAATCCCTTCCTTTCTCATCCTGCTCTCGTTTTGCAATAGTGTACAGCATTGCTGCAGAATCTTTGAATGTTTTTGTATAAATAAGCGGAATGTTAAATGAAACTGTTATTGTTGCTATCATGCCTCGAATAGCATTAGGATTAATGTTTCTTATTGAGTAAAGATCTTGCATCCCTTCAACAAGAACGAGGGGTTTTTGAAAAGTGCTTTTCATAATTTTTATCTGTTGAAGAAGTCTTCCATCAATTAAACTATCAATAAAATCATCTTGGGTTTTGTATTCAACTGCTGCATCGCTGCTGAGAAGATAATCTGCAGTCTCAAGCTTTTCTAAAGTTAGTGAAGCGCCTAATTCAAGAAGTTCCTTAATGACTCCTGAACCTTTTTCACGATAATCTGCAAAGATTTTAATCGGCTGCTGTTGAGGAGAAAAATCACTGAGAGTTTTTGCTGGCTGCTTTCTTTCAGGTTGTGAGAATTTCATATTAGTGCGCAATGTTTTTAAGGTAGTGTACATTCTTTTCTCTTTATGATGCGCGCTCCAGCGATACCCTTCATCTCTGGTGTCTTTTGTCATGAGAATGATGACTTCACCTTTCTCGCTTCTTCCTGTTCTTCCGCGACGCTGAATATGTCTAATTGCTGAGGGAATTGGCTCATAAAAAATAACAAGATCAACTTGGGGAATATCAAGTCCTTCTTCGCCAACACTGCTTGAAACGAGGACATTGAACTTACCATTTCTAAATTCTTCCAACATAGCAATCTGCTCTTTCTGTGATAAGCCTGTTTCTTTTTTTTTTGCCTGGCCCACAAATAATTGTGCTTTAATATTCTGCAAGAGGTTAAGTTCCCCCATGATTTCTGATCCTGAATCACGATATTGGGTAAAAATAATAATTTTATAGTCTGGATTTTTCTGTATTCTATCTTGAACAATCTCTTTTAACTTATGTAGTTTAGGATGTTTTATAGTTTCTTCCATCAGCGTGTTGGTTTTAATAATTGCTGATCTGAAGTTAAGATCTCGAACAAGATTTTGAACTGCCTTTACTTTTGACGTTCGAGCCTGCATTTGAATAGAAGAGAGATAGTTATGTAATCCTGCAATACTTTGTGTTTCGAGAAGTTCTATTGCATGTTGGACTTTCATTGCTTCTGCAGCTAATGATAATGATTTCAGGACTTCAAGCTCTCTATTTCCTGATGCTATTTCTCCCTGAAGATGTGCTTGGAGCTTAAGAATATCGGTTTTTGTTGCATTTGTTGCAGTATTTTGATCAAGATAACCCAGCGAGCTTATTTCTTTTAACTTTGAAATGAAGCAATCGTGAAGATATTTATGCACTGCTTTAAAGGTATCAGGTAAAATAACTTCAACCCATGCAATATCCACTTCCTGAACATAGGGTTTAACATCAGGATCTGAATCTATTCTGACTTCAATCTCTTCAATAAAGAGATTGGTAATGACCTCATTGATTTTTTCTAAATCACTTCCGGGGGATGCAGTTAATGCTAAAATTCTTGGAAATTTTGCTGTTTTTTCATATTGTTTTGCAAGCCAAACATAGCTATAATCGCCTACAGCACGATGCGCTTCATCAAATACGAGCAACGATACTTCTTCGAGATTAATACGTTTACTAATCACATCATTTTCAAGCCCTTGTGGTGTGGATGAAATAATAACTGCATTTGACCAGAGTTCTTGTCTTTTTTCAG
This region of Candidatus Woesearchaeota archaeon genomic DNA includes:
- a CDS encoding DEAD/DEAH box helicase; amino-acid sequence: MIKNFKPRLYQETILATCVEKNTLVVLPTGLGKTNLAVLLAAHRLRQYPQSKILIVAPTKPLVEQIMQRFIDHLDVASEKITMFTGSVAPEKRQELWSNAVIISSTPQGLENDVISKRINLEEVSLLVFDEAHRAVGDYSYVWLAKQYEKTAKFPRILALTASPGSDLEKINEVITNLFIEEIEVRIDSDPDVKPYVQEVDIAWVEVILPDTFKAVHKYLHDCFISKLKEISSLGYLDQNTATNATKTDILKLQAHLQGEIASGNRELEVLKSLSLAAEAMKVQHAIELLETQSIAGLHNYLSSIQMQARTSKVKAVQNLVRDLNFRSAIIKTNTLMEETIKHPKLHKLKEIVQDRIQKNPDYKIIIFTQYRDSGSEIMGELNLLQNIKAQLFVGQAKKKETGLSQKEQIAMLEEFRNGKFNVLVSSSVGEEGLDIPQVDLVIFYEPIPSAIRHIQRRGRTGRSEKGEVIILMTKDTRDEGYRWSAHHKEKRMYTTLKTLRTNMKFSQPERKQPAKTLSDFSPQQQPIKIFADYREKGSGVIKELLELGASLTLEKLETADYLLSSDAAVEYKTQDDFIDSLIDGRLLQQIKIMKSTFQKPLVLVEGMQDLYSIRNINPNAIRGMIATITVSFNIPLIYTKTFKDSAAMLYTIAKREQDEKGRDFSLHGSKKPLDIFQQQEYLVSALPGVGATLAKPLLRKFKNIKNLVNATEEDLKQVDLIGEIKAKNIKKVLDNDYSEF